The Streptomyces sp. M92 nucleotide sequence CCTCGTCGTGGTTCTGGCCGTAGACGTCGAGCAGCAGGATGCCGCCGGCCGGGACGGACTCGCCGTGCCAGGTGAGGTCGGTGACGGTCCGGCCGCCGAGGAACGGGGCGAAGGGGTAGAAGCGGCGGACCTCGTGCGCGAACGCCGTGGCGAACGCGCCGTCCCCGGCACGCAGCCGCTCCCGGTGGGCGGGCCAACGGTGCAGGGCGTGCGCGGAGAAGGCCACGAACCAGCTGACGGCGACCGTGGGCCGCAGCACGTTCAGCAGCTCCACCGCGGCGGTCCGGGCGTCCAGCGGGCCGTCGGGGCCGTCGCGGTGCCGGGCGACCCGTTCGAGCACCGAGCCGGCCGGGGCGGTGACGCTCCCGGACCGTACGTCCTCGATCAGCCGGGCGGTCCGGACCTCCTGCCGGGACCGGGCCCGGCGGGCCCGCAGGTGGCGCGGTCCCGGGATGGCGAAGCCGTCGACCATCGCGATCAGGTCCCGCGCGAGGGGCTCCGCGTCGACGGCTTCGTCGGGGAGCCCGGCCCAGCGGCAGACTCCGCGGGTGAGCACCACGGCCGCCTCGTCGAACAGGACGACGCGGGCACGCCCGCTCCAGGCGCGCACGGCCTCGTCCCAGGCCTCGGTGACGTGCTCGGTGAGGCCGGCGACCCGGTCGGGGTCGAGCAGCGGCAGGAACAGTTCCTTGCGGGCACGGTGGGCGCCGCCGTCGAGGGTGTGCACCGCGCCCTGCCCGAACAGGGTGTCCAGCACGGGCGCCGGGACGGCACCGTGACGGTGCACGTGTGCCTCGTCGTAGAAGAAGCGCACGGCGTCCGGCCCGCGCACGGCCAGCGCGGGCTTGCCGAGCAGCCGGGTGCGCACCACTGAGTCGGCGCTTTCGCGCATCCGGTCGGGCAGCCAGGCGTACCCCTCGGTGAGCACG carries:
- a CDS encoding cytochrome P450, yielding MDAQRRPMLDRTLAVLTEGYAWLPDRMRESADSVVRTRLLGKPALAVRGPDAVRFFYDEAHVHRHGAVPAPVLDTLFGQGAVHTLDGGAHRARKELFLPLLDPDRVAGLTEHVTEAWDEAVRAWSGRARVVLFDEAAVVLTRGVCRWAGLPDEAVDAEPLARDLIAMVDGFAIPGPRHLRARRARSRQEVRTARLIEDVRSGSVTAPAGSVLERVARHRDGPDGPLDARTAAVELLNVLRPTVAVSWFVAFSAHALHRWPAHRERLRAGDGAFATAFAHEVRRFYPFAPFLGGRTVTDLTWHGESVPAGGILLLDVYGQNHDEELWGDPYAFRPERFLGRPPERDELVPQGGGDPATGHRCPGERLTVGLLEALAVRLARLEYTVPAQDLRIPLRRIPTRPRSGFAVTGVRAP